A genomic stretch from Calidithermus timidus DSM 17022 includes:
- the ybeY gene encoding rRNA maturation RNase YbeY codes for MPHIDLITKINPPKGLRPRLRKALGSLMRELGYGHHALTVVLTDDNEIRSLKKQHWGEDEPTDVLSFPTFEPGDPFVPPHLGDIIISLDTAARQARQQGHGLEDEVLILAAHSLWHLLGHDHTTEAEWAGFHRVQAQILKR; via the coding sequence ATGCCCCACATCGACCTGATCACCAAGATCAATCCGCCTAAGGGCCTGCGCCCGCGTCTGCGCAAGGCCCTGGGCTCTCTGATGCGAGAGCTCGGCTACGGCCATCACGCCCTCACCGTCGTGCTGACCGACGACAACGAGATTCGCTCGCTCAAAAAGCAACACTGGGGCGAGGATGAGCCTACCGACGTGCTGTCTTTCCCTACCTTCGAGCCCGGCGACCCCTTCGTGCCCCCGCACCTGGGGGACATTATCATTAGCCTGGACACTGCCGCGCGGCAGGCTCGCCAGCAGGGACACGGCCTCGAGGACGAAGTGCTGATCCTCGCAGCCCACTCACTGTGGCACCTGCTGGGACACGACCACACCACGGAGGCCGAATGGGCTGGGTTCCACCGCGTCCAGGCGCAGATCCTAAAGCGATGA
- the floA gene encoding flotillin-like protein FloA (flotillin-like protein involved in membrane lipid rafts), translating to MEVLAPVVLATLIIIVLFVFFTFIPVGLWITAFFSGVRVSLGTLVGQRLRRIPPARIILPMIKSFKAGIPVEVTRLESQYLAGGNVDRVVDALIAAEKAGIKLTFDRAAAIDLAGRDVLEAVRLSVNPKVITSPMVAGMAKDGIQLLATARITVRANIDRLVGGAGEETIVARVGEGIVASIGQSEDHKQVLEQPDRISKTVLAKGLDAGTAFEILSVDIAEVDVGKNIGAQLRTDQAEADKKIAQAKAEERRAMAVAAEQENRAMVEAMRAKLVEAQAAVPLAMAEALRSGKLSVMDYYQLKNIEADTDMRHSISRATEGEEGR from the coding sequence GTGGAAGTACTGGCTCCAGTTGTCTTAGCAACGCTGATCATCATCGTTCTGTTCGTCTTCTTCACCTTCATCCCGGTGGGGCTGTGGATCACGGCTTTCTTCTCCGGGGTACGCGTGAGTCTGGGCACGTTGGTGGGCCAGCGGCTGCGCCGCATCCCCCCGGCTCGCATCATCCTGCCCATGATCAAGAGCTTCAAGGCCGGCATTCCGGTGGAGGTAACCCGCCTGGAGTCGCAGTACCTGGCCGGGGGCAACGTCGACCGGGTGGTCGACGCTCTGATCGCCGCCGAAAAGGCCGGGATCAAGCTGACCTTCGACCGCGCGGCGGCCATCGACCTCGCCGGGCGCGACGTGCTCGAGGCGGTACGGCTTTCGGTCAATCCCAAGGTCATCACCAGCCCCATGGTCGCAGGCATGGCCAAGGACGGCATCCAGCTCCTGGCCACCGCCCGCATCACCGTGCGGGCCAACATCGACCGCCTAGTGGGCGGCGCCGGTGAGGAGACCATCGTCGCCCGCGTGGGCGAAGGCATCGTAGCCTCCATCGGCCAGTCGGAGGACCACAAGCAGGTGCTCGAGCAGCCCGACCGCATCTCCAAGACCGTGCTCGCCAAGGGCCTTGACGCCGGCACCGCCTTCGAGATCCTTTCGGTGGACATCGCCGAGGTGGACGTAGGCAAGAACATCGGCGCCCAACTGCGCACCGACCAAGCCGAAGCCGACAAGAAAATCGCCCAGGCCAAGGCCGAGGAGCGCCGCGCTATGGCCGTGGCTGCCGAACAGGAGAACCGAGCCATGGTCGAGGCCATGCGGGCCAAGCTGGTCGAAGCCCAAGCCGCCGTACCCCTGGCCATGGCCGAGGCCCTCAGGAGCGGCAAGCTCAGCGTGATGGACTACTATCAGCTCAAAAACATCGAGGCCGACACCGACATGCGCCACTCGATCAGCAGGGCCACCGAAGGGGAGGAGGGTCGGTGA
- a CDS encoding hemolysin family protein, whose product MEILILLVLTLFNGVFAMSELALVSARKARLQQQAEDGNAGAKAALELLEHPSRLLSTVQVGITLIGTVAGAYGGSTVAKNLEPVVGRVSFLAPYKQEIAFILVVLFISYLSLVLGELVPKRLAMRNPERIASVVAYPMRFVELLSKPLVWLLSASTDAVLRIFGIRGASETTVTEEEIKVLIDEGTKAGVFEEAEQEIVTSALGLADRQAVSFMTPRHDIVWIDLEEPIESIRKLIMENPHARFPVAEGSLDKVVGIIRARDLLDGNFTKESIRERMQKPLVVPDGFSGLELLEQFKRERTHMALVVDEYGNLQGLVTLHDILEAIVGDLPGSDEDEEEPWVVAREDGSYLLDGALPVEELKKLFDLDELPEEDEYRTLGGFVVNRLEHIPKAGEHFTWHNLRFEVVDMDLNRVDKVLVLPQQPEEAPVLPEATE is encoded by the coding sequence ATGGAAATCCTGATCCTCCTGGTCCTGACCCTCTTCAACGGGGTTTTCGCCATGTCTGAGCTGGCGCTGGTTTCAGCCCGCAAGGCCCGCCTGCAGCAACAAGCCGAGGATGGCAATGCCGGAGCCAAAGCCGCGCTCGAGCTCTTAGAGCACCCCAGCCGCCTGCTCTCGACGGTGCAGGTAGGCATCACCCTCATCGGCACGGTCGCCGGGGCCTACGGCGGCAGCACCGTGGCCAAGAACCTCGAGCCCGTGGTAGGGCGGGTGTCCTTCTTGGCCCCCTACAAGCAGGAGATCGCCTTCATCCTGGTGGTGCTGTTCATCAGCTACCTCTCGCTGGTCCTGGGCGAGCTGGTGCCCAAGCGGCTGGCGATGCGCAACCCCGAGCGCATCGCCAGCGTCGTGGCCTACCCCATGCGATTCGTGGAACTGCTCAGCAAGCCGTTGGTGTGGCTGCTGAGCGCTTCCACCGACGCCGTTTTGCGCATCTTCGGCATCCGCGGCGCTTCCGAAACGACCGTGACCGAGGAGGAAATCAAAGTGCTCATCGACGAAGGCACCAAGGCCGGGGTCTTCGAGGAGGCCGAGCAGGAGATCGTCACCAGCGCCCTCGGACTGGCCGACCGGCAGGCCGTCTCCTTCATGACCCCCCGCCACGATATCGTCTGGATCGACCTCGAAGAACCCATCGAGAGCATACGGAAGCTCATCATGGAAAACCCCCACGCCCGCTTCCCGGTAGCCGAGGGGAGCCTGGACAAGGTGGTGGGAATCATCCGGGCACGCGACCTGCTCGATGGCAACTTCACCAAGGAAAGCATCCGCGAGCGCATGCAAAAACCCCTGGTCGTACCCGATGGCTTCAGTGGCCTCGAGCTGCTCGAGCAGTTCAAGCGTGAGCGCACCCACATGGCGCTGGTGGTCGATGAGTACGGCAACCTGCAGGGCCTGGTCACGCTCCACGACATCCTCGAGGCCATCGTGGGGGACCTGCCCGGCAGCGACGAGGACGAAGAGGAGCCTTGGGTGGTGGCTCGCGAGGACGGCAGCTACCTGCTTGACGGGGCCTTGCCGGTGGAGGAGCTCAAGAAACTCTTCGACCTCGACGAGTTGCCCGAGGAGGATGAGTACCGCACCCTAGGCGGCTTCGTGGTCAACCGTCTCGAGCACATCCCCAAGGCGGGCGAGCACTTCACCTGGCACAACCTGCGCTTCGAGGTCGTGGACATGGACCTCAACCGAGTGGATAAGGTACTCGTCCTGCCCCAACAACCCGAAGAAGCTCCAGTCCTGCCCGAGGCCACCGAATAA
- a CDS encoding diacylglycerol kinase — protein MGWVPPRPGADPKAMRGLRASFAYAFAGLRHAWKSQRNFRLECYAGVMALGLSLWLGVGLVEVLLLILVVLSLELLNTALEAVVDLSSPTYHPLAKAAKDTAAAAVLVSSVLSATIGAVLLLPALLQRLGL, from the coding sequence ATGGGCTGGGTTCCACCGCGTCCAGGCGCAGATCCTAAAGCGATGAGGGGGCTCAGGGCCTCCTTCGCCTACGCCTTCGCGGGCTTGCGCCATGCCTGGAAAAGCCAGCGTAACTTCCGGCTGGAGTGCTACGCGGGGGTTATGGCCCTGGGGTTGTCGCTGTGGCTGGGGGTGGGGCTGGTGGAAGTATTGCTGCTGATCCTGGTAGTGCTTTCCCTCGAGCTGCTCAACACCGCGCTCGAGGCCGTGGTGGACCTGTCCTCCCCCACCTATCATCCCCTGGCCAAGGCCGCCAAGGATACCGCAGCCGCAGCGGTACTGGTCTCGAGTGTGCTCTCTGCTACTATCGGTGCGGTGCTCCTCCTACCGGCTTTGCTGCAGCGCCTTGGCCTGTAG
- the polA gene encoding DNA polymerase I codes for MILIDGHHLAYRTYFAFEKLTTSTGEPVQAIFGFLRTLLKYLKENSSCVIVVFDAPARTFRHDNFEAYKAGRAPTPEDLPEQIRKIKQLVELLGLVCLEVPGYEADDVIGTLAKKAEAEGYQVRILTGDRDAYQLLSENIWIFHPDGSIIGPSQVREKYGVSVEQWVDYRALTGDASDNIPGAKGIGPKGASKLLEEWKSLDNLLTHLEEVRPERTRELIRASLEDIKLSRELSQIHTDVPLEPELCDFSKAHRREPKTAELREMLERLEFGSILRDLGLLEAHRPTTEAPWPPPPGAFLGFTLDRAQPMWAELTGLAAAKGDTLYRGPTDLADLKTLGRLNSLEAKDLSVLLLREGYWVPPGDDPMLLAYLYDPANSEPAGTVRRYGAGDWTTDPAQRALAAQTLWETLGRRTEKDERLWWLYREVEQPLSGILARMEVQGVALDVPYLRELSEELGKELGYLEAEIHRLAGRPFNVNSRDQLEAILYDELKLQAGGKKTATGKRSTAASVLEEMRSLHPIVDKILDYRELSKLKSTYLDPLPKLIHPKTGRLHTRFNQTATATGRLSSSDPNLQNIPVRTEVGRKIRKAFVARPGYCLVAADYSQIELRLLAHLSGDENLKQVFLEGRDIHTQTAAWMFGIAPETVDSYRRRAAKTVVFGVLYGMSAHRLSSELSIPYAEAEGFIERYFATYPKVRSWIDRTLAEARERGYVETLFGRKRFVSELSAKVSSVRQAAERMAFNMPVQGTAADLMKLAMVKLGPKLEPLDAHLVLQVHDELVIEAPRERAEEVAELARETMRTAWEFEVPLEVGTGVGENWLEAK; via the coding sequence GTGATCCTGATCGACGGCCACCACCTGGCCTACCGCACCTACTTCGCCTTCGAGAAGCTCACCACCTCCACCGGAGAGCCGGTTCAGGCCATCTTCGGTTTTCTGCGAACGCTGCTGAAGTACCTCAAGGAGAACAGCTCCTGCGTCATCGTGGTCTTCGACGCCCCGGCCAGGACTTTCCGCCACGACAACTTCGAGGCCTACAAGGCCGGGCGCGCGCCGACGCCGGAGGATTTGCCCGAGCAGATCCGCAAGATCAAACAACTCGTCGAGCTGCTGGGGCTAGTGTGCCTCGAGGTCCCCGGCTACGAGGCCGACGACGTCATCGGCACCCTGGCCAAGAAAGCCGAGGCCGAGGGCTACCAGGTGCGTATCCTCACTGGCGACCGCGACGCCTACCAGCTTCTGAGCGAGAACATCTGGATTTTTCACCCCGACGGCTCGATCATCGGCCCCAGCCAGGTAAGGGAGAAGTACGGGGTGAGCGTGGAGCAGTGGGTGGATTACCGTGCCCTCACCGGCGACGCCTCCGACAACATCCCCGGTGCCAAGGGCATCGGCCCCAAGGGGGCGAGCAAGCTTCTTGAGGAGTGGAAGAGCCTGGACAACCTCCTCACGCACCTCGAGGAAGTCAGGCCCGAGCGCACCCGCGAGCTCATCAGGGCCAGCCTGGAGGACATCAAGCTCTCGCGCGAGCTCTCCCAGATCCACACCGACGTCCCCCTCGAGCCCGAGCTGTGCGACTTCTCAAAAGCCCACCGCCGCGAGCCGAAGACTGCCGAGCTGCGGGAGATGCTCGAGCGGCTCGAGTTCGGCTCGATCCTGCGCGACCTAGGCCTCCTGGAGGCACACAGACCTACCACCGAAGCCCCTTGGCCCCCCCCTCCCGGAGCGTTCCTGGGCTTCACCCTCGACCGTGCCCAGCCGATGTGGGCCGAGCTGACCGGGCTGGCCGCGGCCAAGGGCGACACGCTCTACAGGGGCCCGACCGACCTCGCCGACCTGAAAACGCTTGGGCGGCTCAACAGCCTCGAGGCCAAAGACCTCAGCGTGCTGCTGCTGCGGGAGGGTTACTGGGTGCCTCCCGGCGACGACCCCATGCTGCTGGCCTATCTCTACGACCCGGCCAACAGTGAGCCGGCTGGAACCGTGCGCCGCTACGGGGCCGGCGATTGGACCACCGACCCGGCCCAGCGGGCTCTGGCCGCCCAGACCCTCTGGGAGACCCTGGGGCGCCGCACCGAGAAGGACGAGCGCTTGTGGTGGCTCTACCGCGAAGTTGAGCAGCCGCTCTCGGGCATCCTGGCCCGCATGGAGGTGCAGGGGGTGGCCCTGGATGTGCCCTACCTCCGGGAGCTCTCCGAGGAGCTGGGCAAGGAGCTGGGCTACCTCGAGGCCGAGATTCACCGCCTGGCCGGGCGCCCCTTCAACGTCAACTCGCGCGATCAGCTCGAGGCCATCCTCTACGACGAGCTCAAGTTGCAAGCCGGGGGCAAGAAGACCGCCACCGGTAAGCGTTCCACCGCCGCCAGCGTGCTCGAGGAGATGCGCTCCCTCCACCCCATCGTCGATAAAATCCTGGACTACCGCGAGCTGTCGAAGCTCAAGAGCACCTACCTCGACCCCCTGCCCAAGCTCATCCACCCCAAGACCGGAAGGCTCCACACCCGCTTCAACCAGACCGCCACCGCCACCGGGCGGCTGTCGAGCTCCGACCCCAACCTGCAAAACATCCCGGTGCGTACCGAGGTGGGCCGCAAGATCCGCAAGGCCTTCGTGGCCCGCCCCGGCTACTGCTTGGTAGCCGCCGACTACTCCCAGATCGAGCTGCGCCTGCTCGCCCACCTCTCGGGCGACGAGAACCTCAAGCAGGTCTTCCTCGAGGGCCGCGACATCCACACCCAGACCGCGGCCTGGATGTTTGGCATCGCGCCCGAGACCGTCGATTCCTACCGCCGCCGGGCGGCTAAGACGGTGGTATTCGGGGTGCTGTACGGCATGAGTGCCCACCGGCTCTCGAGCGAACTCTCCATCCCCTATGCCGAGGCCGAGGGTTTTATCGAGCGTTACTTCGCAACCTACCCCAAGGTGCGCTCCTGGATCGACAGGACCCTGGCGGAAGCCCGCGAGCGCGGCTACGTCGAAACGCTCTTTGGCCGCAAGCGCTTCGTTTCCGAACTCTCGGCCAAGGTTTCCAGCGTGCGCCAAGCCGCCGAGCGCATGGCCTTCAATATGCCGGTGCAGGGCACCGCCGCTGACTTGATGAAGCTGGCCATGGTCAAGCTGGGGCCGAAGCTCGAGCCCCTGGATGCCCACCTGGTGCTGCAGGTCCATGACGAACTGGTGATCGAGGCCCCTAGGGAGCGCGCCGAAGAAGTGGCCGAGCTGGCCCGCGAGACCATGCGCACAGCCTGGGAATTCGAGGTGCCGCTGGAGGTGGGCACCGGCGTCGGGGAGAACTGGCTCGAGGCTAAATAA
- a CDS encoding PhoH family protein, which translates to MTLMGQGDRHLKYLRRLLSAQIVARGQEIRVQGSPEEVEFGERVIRDLLALVRQGAEIDQSTLEQAVSLAQGGSTLTQSTTLQDMGEIHLPGRLKPKTAGQTRYVEAIARSDITFGIGPAGTGKTYLAVALAVAFLKAKRIKRIILTRPAVEAGEKLGYLPGDLQAKIDPYLRPLYDALFDMIDAERFEHYLQSGVIEVAPLAYMRGRTLNDAFIILDEAQNTTPEQMKMFLTRMGFNSRVVITGDVTQIDLPKAQKSGLIEAMRILKDIEGIAMIYFRESDVVRHPLVARIVKAYELSEHNLELNAPHRPDHQDQSA; encoded by the coding sequence ATGACCCTGATGGGCCAGGGCGACCGCCATCTCAAATACCTGCGCCGGCTCCTGTCGGCCCAGATCGTCGCTCGAGGCCAGGAAATCCGCGTCCAGGGGAGCCCCGAGGAGGTCGAGTTCGGCGAGCGGGTCATCCGGGATCTGCTCGCGCTGGTACGTCAGGGGGCCGAGATCGACCAGAGCACCCTCGAGCAGGCCGTCTCACTGGCCCAGGGCGGGAGCACCCTGACCCAGAGCACCACCCTCCAGGACATGGGCGAGATCCACCTGCCGGGTCGTCTCAAGCCCAAGACCGCCGGTCAGACCCGCTACGTCGAGGCCATCGCCCGCAGCGACATCACCTTCGGCATCGGCCCGGCGGGCACGGGAAAGACTTACCTGGCCGTGGCACTGGCCGTGGCCTTCCTCAAGGCCAAGAGGATCAAGCGCATCATCCTCACCCGCCCCGCTGTCGAAGCCGGCGAGAAGCTGGGTTATTTGCCCGGCGACCTCCAGGCCAAGATCGACCCCTACCTGCGCCCGCTCTACGACGCGCTCTTCGACATGATCGATGCCGAGCGCTTCGAGCACTACCTGCAGTCGGGGGTGATCGAGGTGGCGCCGCTGGCATATATGCGTGGCAGAACGCTCAACGATGCCTTCATCATCCTCGACGAAGCCCAAAACACCACCCCCGAGCAGATGAAGATGTTCCTGACCCGCATGGGCTTCAATTCGCGGGTTGTCATCACCGGCGACGTGACCCAGATCGACCTGCCCAAGGCCCAGAAGAGCGGGCTGATCGAGGCCATGAGGATCCTCAAGGACATCGAGGGCATCGCCATGATCTACTTCCGCGAGTCGGACGTGGTGCGCCACCCCCTCGTCGCCCGAATCGTCAAAGCCTACGAGTTGAGCGAACACAACCTCGAGTTAAATGCCCCACATCGACCTGATCACCAAGATCAATCCGCCTAA
- a CDS encoding IMPACT family protein, producing MITLAAPCELEQLVQKSRFIARAAPATTPEEALAFLERVREPEATHNCWAYQIGLLYRFCDDGEPGGTAGQPILRAIQAQGLDRVMVVVTRYFGGVKLGAGGLARAYGGVAAECLRQAPKREIVPRLRLRLEAPFEMAGQVYALLERWKLAREFEGYTEAGLVLEFVLEEARLEAFRVALRDASRGALRLELVGRFEG from the coding sequence ATGATCACGCTGGCCGCTCCCTGCGAACTCGAGCAGCTCGTGCAGAAGAGCCGCTTCATCGCGCGGGCTGCCCCCGCAACTACGCCCGAGGAGGCCCTGGCCTTCCTCGAGCGCGTGCGCGAGCCCGAGGCCACCCACAACTGCTGGGCCTACCAGATCGGGCTGCTCTACCGCTTCTGCGACGACGGCGAGCCGGGCGGCACCGCCGGGCAGCCCATCCTGCGGGCCATCCAGGCCCAGGGCCTCGACCGGGTGATGGTGGTGGTCACCCGCTACTTCGGCGGGGTCAAGCTGGGGGCGGGCGGGCTGGCGCGGGCTTACGGTGGCGTTGCGGCGGAGTGCCTGCGTCAGGCGCCCAAGCGCGAGATCGTGCCGCGGCTGCGGCTGCGCCTGGAGGCCCCTTTCGAGATGGCCGGGCAGGTCTACGCCCTGCTCGAGCGCTGGAAGCTGGCCCGTGAGTTCGAGGGCTACACCGAAGCCGGTCTGGTGCTCGAGTTCGTCCTCGAGGAAGCCCGGCTCGAGGCCTTTCGGGTCGCCTTGAGGGATGCCAGCCGGGGGGCTTTGCGCCTGGAGCTCGTCGGGCGGTTTGAGGGGTAA
- a CDS encoding shikimate dehydrogenase: protein MRLGLIGYPLSHTLSPAMHTAALRALGLGGSYVALETPGEALAQRLEELRREYRGVNVTVPYKEAVMSYLDSLSPEARSIGAVNTVVNHAGRLEGHNTDAPGFLKGLEEAGIEYRDAKVLILGAGGAARAIAWALKQAGAQVRLANRTLERAAQLQREFGLGEVTNDEWALSGMARSSDLIVNTTTVGLKDPSATPLRAEWFPEKGTVVDIVYNPLETRLLREARAAGLKTLDGLPMLIWQGALAFELWTGVRPPVEVMYQAARETLGA, encoded by the coding sequence ATGAGACTGGGCCTGATCGGCTATCCACTCTCGCACACCCTCTCCCCAGCCATGCACACCGCGGCCCTGAGGGCTCTGGGTCTGGGAGGCAGCTATGTCGCGCTCGAGACCCCTGGCGAAGCCCTGGCCCAGCGCTTGGAGGAGCTGCGCCGGGAGTACCGCGGGGTAAACGTCACCGTGCCCTACAAGGAAGCGGTCATGTCCTACCTCGACTCCCTTTCCCCCGAGGCCCGCTCGATCGGCGCGGTCAACACCGTCGTCAACCACGCGGGCCGGCTCGAGGGCCACAACACCGATGCGCCGGGTTTCCTCAAGGGGCTCGAGGAGGCGGGGATCGAGTACCGGGATGCCAAGGTGCTCATCTTGGGGGCCGGAGGTGCTGCACGGGCCATCGCCTGGGCCCTCAAGCAAGCCGGTGCCCAGGTGCGCCTCGCCAACCGCACCCTTGAACGCGCTGCCCAGCTCCAGCGGGAATTCGGCTTGGGTGAGGTCACCAACGACGAGTGGGCGCTCTCGGGCATGGCCCGCTCGAGCGACCTCATCGTCAACACCACCACCGTGGGGCTCAAGGACCCTTCCGCCACGCCCCTACGCGCCGAGTGGTTTCCGGAAAAGGGTACGGTGGTGGACATCGTGTACAACCCCCTCGAGACCCGCCTGCTACGGGAGGCCAGGGCGGCGGGTCTCAAGACCTTGGATGGGCTGCCTATGCTGATCTGGCAGGGGGCTCTGGCCTTCGAGCTCTGGACCGGGGTGCGGCCTCCGGTCGAGGTCATGTACCAGGCTGCGCGGGAGACGCTGGGCGCATGA
- the cdd gene encoding cytidine deaminase: MDTIADQLRALLQKAYAPYSRYPVAAIVKSASGRLFFGVNVENAAYPMTRCAEQIAVGAMVSAGERRIAEVWVMGRNAPTPCGGCRQVLSEFAGPEVKVHCLAQDGQEQVYRMADLLPFAFRPEDLTQAGE; this comes from the coding sequence ATGGACACCATCGCCGATCAACTGCGCGCCCTGCTGCAAAAAGCTTATGCACCCTACTCGCGCTACCCCGTCGCGGCCATCGTCAAAAGCGCCAGCGGGCGGCTGTTCTTCGGGGTCAACGTGGAAAACGCGGCCTATCCCATGACCCGCTGCGCCGAGCAGATCGCGGTGGGCGCAATGGTTAGCGCAGGTGAACGTCGGATCGCCGAGGTCTGGGTGATGGGCCGGAATGCCCCTACCCCCTGCGGGGGCTGCCGCCAGGTGTTGAGCGAGTTCGCCGGGCCTGAAGTCAAAGTGCACTGCCTGGCCCAGGACGGGCAAGAGCAGGTCTACCGCATGGCCGACCTGCTCCCCTTTGCCTTCCGCCCCGAAGACCTAACCCAAGCAGGCGAGTAG
- a CDS encoding NfeD family protein, translating into MKLVIRLVFLLLLALGWAGAKSYIIPIEGAIDQPLAIFLEQSLARAEREGASGVVLYVDTPGGRVDAAIRMSDAILASPLPTIAVVQNAFSAGALISLSAQQIYMLPGSEIGAALPITVSPIAQPEAADRKVISALRGKFRAVAEARGRPVNLAEAMVDPEREVPGLSTRGEPLTLSAQKATETKIADGVVSSLGEALEKAGFSTQTERLEPGTRVNVARFLTNQIVAAILLAVGILGIALEFFTPGTFLPATIGIISLALYFLGGYLAGFSSLLEISLFVGGLLLLLIELFVTPGFGVLGGLGIASIVASVYLTFGSQSVAVGSYAIVIVAFGLFLMFRFFPRSRLGRSLVLESAIGEQAPPREELQDMVGAIGTALTDLRPAGTALIGERRVDVVTQGEFIERGTPIRVTKVEGVRVVVRKEG; encoded by the coding sequence ATGAAGCTAGTGATACGTCTAGTTTTTCTGCTTCTTCTTGCTCTGGGCTGGGCAGGCGCGAAGAGCTACATCATCCCCATTGAAGGAGCCATCGATCAGCCCCTGGCCATCTTCCTCGAGCAGTCCCTCGCGCGGGCTGAGCGGGAAGGTGCCAGCGGCGTGGTGCTCTACGTGGATACCCCCGGAGGGCGGGTCGATGCGGCCATCCGCATGTCCGACGCCATCCTAGCCAGCCCCCTGCCCACCATCGCCGTGGTGCAGAACGCCTTCTCGGCAGGGGCCCTCATTTCCTTGTCGGCCCAGCAGATCTACATGCTGCCGGGTTCCGAGATCGGGGCGGCCCTGCCCATCACTGTGAGCCCCATCGCCCAGCCGGAGGCCGCTGACCGTAAGGTGATCTCGGCCCTGAGGGGCAAGTTCCGCGCGGTGGCCGAGGCCCGTGGTCGTCCGGTCAACCTGGCCGAGGCCATGGTAGACCCCGAGCGCGAGGTGCCGGGCCTCTCGACGCGGGGCGAGCCCCTCACCCTCTCGGCGCAGAAGGCCACGGAGACCAAGATCGCCGATGGGGTGGTGAGCAGTCTGGGTGAAGCCCTCGAGAAGGCCGGCTTCAGCACCCAAACCGAGCGGCTCGAACCCGGCACTCGGGTCAACGTGGCCCGCTTTCTCACCAACCAGATCGTAGCGGCCATCCTGCTGGCGGTGGGCATCCTGGGCATCGCGCTGGAGTTCTTCACCCCTGGCACTTTCCTCCCGGCCACCATCGGCATCATCTCGCTGGCGCTGTACTTCCTCGGAGGCTACCTCGCAGGCTTCTCGAGCCTGCTGGAGATCAGCCTGTTCGTGGGTGGGTTGCTGCTACTCCTGATCGAGCTGTTCGTCACGCCGGGCTTTGGCGTGCTGGGCGGCTTGGGCATCGCGAGCATCGTGGCCTCGGTCTACCTGACCTTCGGCAGCCAGTCGGTGGCGGTGGGTTCTTACGCCATCGTGATCGTGGCCTTCGGTCTGTTCCTGATGTTCCGCTTCTTCCCCCGCTCGCGCCTGGGCCGCTCGCTGGTGCTCGAGAGCGCCATCGGGGAGCAGGCCCCTCCGCGTGAGGAGTTGCAAGACATGGTGGGGGCCATCGGCACGGCCCTGACCGACCTGCGCCCCGCCGGGACCGCGCTCATCGGCGAACGCCGGGTGGACGTGGTCACGCAGGGAGAGTTCATCGAGCGCGGCACCCCGATCCGGGTCACCAAGGTCGAGGGTGTGCGCGTGGTGGTAAGAAAGGAAGGATAA
- a CDS encoding PIG-L deacetylase family protein, whose amino-acid sequence MRLMAIFPHPDDEIGTAGTLAKHALRGDAVKLVWLTRGELASQFGDAPPEEVAAVREGHGREVARILGAEYEFLNYPDTGLTGGREEALCIARLIAAWKPDVVFTWDPHDVHPDHRAAHTATLSALKFCRIPKLVGEAHRGRIRLLHYYREDIRRPAVYVDIGEEGQAVAERVFSLYRDFYQWDYSLEAFRANRARLGSLAGVRYAERFQAEGPLPHPYLPE is encoded by the coding sequence ATGCGGCTGATGGCAATCTTTCCCCATCCCGACGACGAGATTGGCACGGCTGGAACCCTGGCCAAGCACGCCCTGCGCGGCGATGCCGTCAAGCTGGTTTGGCTCACCAGGGGCGAGCTGGCCAGCCAGTTTGGCGATGCGCCACCCGAAGAGGTGGCGGCCGTGCGCGAAGGTCATGGCCGGGAAGTGGCCCGCATTCTGGGGGCGGAGTACGAGTTTCTGAACTATCCCGATACCGGTCTCACCGGTGGGCGGGAAGAGGCGCTGTGCATCGCCAGGCTGATCGCGGCCTGGAAGCCGGACGTGGTGTTTACCTGGGACCCTCACGACGTTCACCCCGACCACCGCGCGGCCCACACCGCGACGCTTTCGGCGCTCAAGTTTTGCCGCATTCCCAAGCTGGTGGGTGAAGCCCACCGTGGTCGGATCCGGCTGCTGCACTACTACCGCGAGGACATCCGGCGTCCGGCGGTCTACGTTGACATCGGGGAGGAAGGGCAGGCGGTGGCCGAGCGGGTCTTCAGCTTGTACCGTGATTTTTACCAATGGGACTACAGCCTCGAGGCCTTCAGGGCGAACCGGGCGCGGCTTGGGAGTCTGGCTGGGGTTCGCTACGCTGAGCGCTTTCAGGCGGAGGGACCGCTGCCCCACCCTTATCTTCCAGAATAG